In Lewinellaceae bacterium, a single window of DNA contains:
- a CDS encoding TolB family protein — translation MRLLFLLLFFIRLINQLAAQATFPERNLTNHPGNDRYASYSPDGQWIVFESDRNGRWDIFLMDAEGGQLSQLTDLPAGCRRPSWHPNGRKVLFESTRNGATALFEIHTDGSGQKELLRLDTETDAGLFARYAPDGSRIAYALKESETNFNLYLYSIVEDRSTALFTDEYRNVYPQWHPSGKEILFFSRHETNNEDDEIYRMNLKTGKLKRLTNWPQHNFCPAWSADGRRIAYVTSMEGRRPEIYIMKRNGRGRQRITFNEDGDTLPHWHPGGGKLLITGYRGNNFEICEIILSH, via the coding sequence ATGCGATTGCTCTTCCTCCTGCTCTTCTTCATAAGGCTCATAAACCAACTCGCCGCCCAGGCCACCTTCCCGGAGCGCAACCTCACCAACCACCCCGGCAACGACCGCTACGCCAGCTACTCGCCCGACGGGCAGTGGATCGTCTTCGAGTCGGACCGAAACGGCAGGTGGGATATTTTTCTCATGGATGCAGAAGGGGGGCAGCTTAGCCAACTCACCGATCTTCCTGCCGGCTGCCGCCGCCCCAGCTGGCATCCCAATGGACGGAAGGTGCTCTTTGAATCCACTCGAAACGGCGCTACCGCGCTTTTCGAAATCCATACCGACGGCAGCGGCCAGAAAGAATTACTGAGGCTGGATACAGAAACCGACGCCGGCCTTTTTGCCCGTTACGCTCCGGACGGAAGCCGGATCGCCTATGCCTTAAAGGAGAGCGAGACAAATTTCAACCTGTATCTCTACAGCATAGTTGAAGACCGTTCCACTGCCCTTTTCACGGATGAATACCGCAACGTCTATCCTCAATGGCACCCCTCCGGCAAAGAAATTCTGTTTTTCTCCCGCCACGAGACCAATAACGAGGACGACGAGATTTACCGCATGAACCTCAAAACCGGCAAGCTGAAACGCCTGACTAATTGGCCCCAACACAATTTTTGCCCCGCCTGGAGCGCCGACGGCCGCCGCATAGCCTACGTCACATCTATGGAAGGCCGCCGCCCGGAGATTTACATTATGAAGAGGAATGGAAGAGGGCGGCAACGCATCACTTTCAACGAGGATGGCGATACGCTGCCGCACTGGCACCCGGGGGGCGGCAAGCTGCTGATCACCGGCTACCGTGGAAACAATTTCGAAATCTGCGAAATAATTTTGTCCCACTGA
- a CDS encoding T9SS type A sorting domain-containing protein, giving the protein MRPTLTFFLSFMIAGFLSAQSLTVPTFQNEVHLGGAGSATGTFHFPDDVSSYNQVLMHIDLNCAPGVGCDPYDRLSRIFARKDGSEWEIGRYVTPFGIGSCGWTIDVSAYREILSGEVELHSTIETYSNGWSLNLDFEFIEGEQDFQYITVSNLWHGWDDGLQRSYGNFKIGDTLWFKDNLPERETLIPANAEKIMIRVYNTGHGQGNTNNAAEFYEVTHALRVNGEQAFEHHLWKDDCGQNPCSPQNGTWLYPRAGWCPGQDVKPADFDVSSRITPGQPARFDYVLQPYLNRCSPLYPNCSPASDCAFGNQVSCNFDGNLHTEPRYVMAIQLIVMSNTPLTSVEEPDVERQISLYPNPSSGTFRLGLEGPVSGNATLSVYNINGRQVYAEQMKGHGLNGHDLELGHLPEGAYFLELDAESGRLYQKLLIQR; this is encoded by the coding sequence ATGCGGCCAACCCTTACTTTCTTTCTGAGCTTTATGATCGCCGGCTTCCTCTCCGCCCAATCGCTCACCGTTCCAACCTTCCAGAACGAAGTGCACCTCGGAGGCGCAGGCTCGGCCACCGGCACGTTCCACTTTCCGGACGATGTCTCTTCCTACAATCAGGTGCTGATGCACATCGACCTGAACTGCGCGCCCGGGGTGGGCTGCGACCCTTACGACCGCCTGTCGCGCATCTTCGCCCGCAAGGACGGGAGCGAATGGGAGATCGGCCGCTATGTGACTCCCTTTGGCATCGGCAGTTGCGGGTGGACGATTGACGTGAGCGCCTATCGGGAGATTCTCAGCGGGGAGGTGGAACTGCATTCCACCATAGAAACCTATTCGAACGGCTGGTCGCTGAACCTGGATTTCGAATTTATCGAGGGGGAGCAGGACTTTCAATACATAACCGTGAGCAACCTCTGGCACGGATGGGACGATGGCCTGCAGCGCAGCTACGGCAATTTCAAAATAGGAGATACCCTCTGGTTTAAGGACAACCTGCCGGAGCGGGAAACACTCATCCCCGCCAACGCCGAAAAGATAATGATCCGCGTGTACAATACTGGCCACGGGCAGGGCAATACCAATAACGCCGCCGAATTCTACGAGGTGACGCATGCCCTTCGGGTGAACGGAGAACAAGCATTCGAGCACCATCTCTGGAAGGACGACTGCGGGCAGAATCCCTGCTCGCCGCAAAACGGCACCTGGTTGTACCCCCGGGCCGGCTGGTGCCCCGGACAGGATGTGAAGCCGGCGGATTTTGACGTGTCCAGCCGGATCACTCCGGGCCAGCCCGCCCGCTTCGACTACGTGCTGCAACCTTACCTCAACCGCTGCAGCCCGCTGTATCCCAACTGCAGCCCGGCCTCCGATTGTGCTTTCGGCAACCAGGTCAGTTGCAATTTTGATGGCAACCTGCACACCGAGCCGCGTTACGTGATGGCCATCCAACTCATAGTTATGAGCAACACCCCGCTGACCAGTGTGGAGGAGCCAGATGTGGAAAGGCAGATCAGCCTGTACCCTAATCCTTCCTCCGGGACTTTCCGGCTGGGCCTCGAAGGCCCGGTATCGGGGAACGCTACACTGTCTGTGTACAATATTAATGGCCGCCAGGTGTATGCTGAACAAATGAAGGGCCATGGGCTGAACGGCCATGATCTCGAACTCGGCCATTTGCCGGAAGGCGCCTATTTCCTGGAGTTGGATGCCGAAAGCGGGCGGCTGTATCAGAAGCTGCTCATCCAACGATAG
- a CDS encoding T9SS type A sorting domain-containing protein codes for MKRFFYSLFLLLSFAGLETLSAQAPGGKMYFADVSVFNNPGPAQGIVRFFRCGNAPSVNITDEITMETWVKLAIPTDNQKIMGKVDADGGANFNDGYMLGINSSRLNPEIWAPANQSFQEGFMPPVSSWHHVAVTYKAGGMYRGYVDGAMVHEQAAAGQIVNDNSDLIVGISPWDPRFFMTFGSLDEVRIWDVVRTPEEIRENMFKNLNGDEPGLVLYLNMDNDDGTEIIEDLSSQQNHCLKEGMDETNILSSTCPLGNAVTQGQQGLSGIWFASDPFLQDPRTVTTDNGLSLSSFFIGQDSSAFVVWGHNGATGTSTDALPASAPANARRTARAWHATVFGEITPTLAFNLADAAGGGAALPNDKPAGHYTLLQRNDEGEAFRAVAQASAISGDDVVFEFYPVEEKFYALAVGDDPFDLTGLRSPDKNDLMAKVFPNPSSGSFTLAVQLPAPQEVHVRWFNQLGEEVFAHTSGALERVFHFGPGLPNGVYLLRVQAGEATFSERMVVQR; via the coding sequence ATGAAGCGATTCTTCTACTCCTTATTCCTCCTCCTTTCTTTTGCAGGTTTGGAAACCCTCAGCGCCCAGGCGCCGGGAGGCAAGATGTACTTTGCCGACGTGTCGGTATTCAACAACCCCGGCCCGGCGCAGGGCATTGTCCGCTTTTTCCGTTGCGGCAACGCCCCCTCCGTCAACATTACGGATGAGATCACCATGGAAACCTGGGTGAAGCTCGCCATTCCGACCGACAACCAGAAAATAATGGGCAAGGTGGATGCCGACGGCGGCGCCAATTTCAACGACGGCTACATGTTGGGCATCAACAGCTCCCGGCTCAACCCGGAAATCTGGGCGCCGGCCAACCAGTCTTTCCAGGAAGGCTTTATGCCGCCTGTTTCCAGCTGGCATCACGTAGCCGTCACCTACAAGGCAGGCGGTATGTACCGGGGTTATGTAGACGGCGCGATGGTGCACGAGCAGGCGGCGGCCGGCCAGATCGTCAATGACAATTCCGACCTGATCGTGGGCATTTCCCCCTGGGACCCCCGCTTCTTCATGACCTTCGGCAGCCTCGACGAGGTGCGCATCTGGGATGTGGTCCGGACGCCGGAAGAGATTCGCGAGAATATGTTCAAAAACCTGAACGGCGACGAACCGGGCCTGGTACTCTATCTGAATATGGACAACGACGACGGCACGGAGATCATCGAAGACCTTTCCAGCCAGCAAAACCACTGCCTGAAAGAAGGGATGGACGAAACCAACATCCTCTCCTCCACCTGCCCCCTGGGCAATGCCGTCACCCAAGGCCAGCAAGGCCTGTCCGGCATCTGGTTTGCCAGCGACCCCTTCCTGCAGGATCCTCGTACCGTAACAACGGACAACGGGCTCAGCCTTTCCTCCTTTTTCATCGGGCAGGACAGCTCCGCTTTCGTTGTCTGGGGGCACAACGGGGCAACCGGGACGAGCACGGATGCCTTGCCCGCCAGCGCGCCGGCCAATGCCCGGCGCACCGCCCGTGCCTGGCATGCCACCGTCTTTGGCGAGATCACGCCCACCCTTGCCTTCAACCTGGCGGATGCTGCCGGCGGCGGAGCTGCCTTGCCCAACGACAAGCCGGCCGGCCACTATACCCTGCTGCAGCGCAATGACGAGGGCGAGGCGTTCCGCGCCGTTGCCCAGGCCTCGGCCATCAGCGGCGACGATGTTGTTTTTGAGTTTTATCCGGTAGAGGAAAAGTTCTATGCCCTGGCAGTTGGCGACGACCCCTTCGATCTGACCGGCTTGCGTTCTCCGGACAAAAATGATCTGATGGCGAAGGTTTTCCCCAATCCCAGCAGCGGAAGTTTTACGCTGGCGGTGCAGTTGCCGGCGCCGCAGGAAGTCCACGTACGGTGGTTTAACCAACTGGGAGAGGAGGTTTTTGCTCATACTTCCGGTGCGTTGGAGCGGGTTTTCCATTTCGGGCCCGGGCTTCCGAATGGGGTATACCTCCTTCGGGTTCAGGCCGGAGAAGCTACGTTCAGCGAACGGATGGTGGTGCAGCGATAA
- a CDS encoding DUF2892 domain-containing protein, translating to MKKNMGNTDRIIRVIIAALIAVLFFTNVISGVIGIVLLVLAGVFVLTSLVSTCPLYMPFGLSTCAKEEGKAA from the coding sequence ATGAAAAAAAATATGGGAAATACCGACCGGATCATCCGGGTGATCATTGCCGCCCTCATCGCTGTGCTCTTCTTTACCAACGTCATCAGCGGCGTCATCGGCATCGTGCTGCTGGTACTGGCAGGCGTATTCGTGCTGACCAGCCTGGTGAGCACCTGCCCGCTGTATATGCCCTTCGGGCTGAGCACCTGCGCAAAGGAGGAAGGAAAGGCAGCCTAA
- a CDS encoding DUF1343 domain-containing protein, whose translation MPFPTTQTGLARLAAERQWQETLPGCMGYLCHSASVLENVEHGAAVLKRLFGSRLRALFAPQHGLATDAQDNMIESPHFFHRHFQLQVYSLYSESRVPTPEMLEDIDHLVIDLQDNGARVYTYIWTMALALEACGKAGVSVTLLDRPNPLGGQRVEGNISELPYRSIIGWFPLPMRHGMTAGEIALFALKHWGISCELQVIPMQGWQRAMPFGATGLPWVFPSPNFPSLDTACVYPGTVLFEGTNLSEGRGTVRPFELIGHPQLDAHRFAEQCHGAMEEAGIRGCRLRPATFVPTFDKFEKEACHGFQLHITDPENFRPWLAGQFLLRELYRELGARFAWRRPPFEYVYDQLPIDLLNGSEQPRLWVERQGSIEELLALEAKGQEEFLEKRKAVLLYRPED comes from the coding sequence ATGCCCTTTCCAACCACCCAAACCGGCCTGGCCCGCCTGGCCGCCGAACGCCAATGGCAGGAAACGCTGCCCGGCTGCATGGGCTACCTTTGCCACAGCGCCTCGGTGCTTGAAAACGTGGAACACGGCGCCGCCGTCCTGAAACGCTTGTTTGGAAGCCGCCTTCGGGCGCTCTTTGCCCCCCAGCATGGCCTGGCTACCGATGCGCAGGACAATATGATCGAGTCGCCCCACTTTTTCCACCGCCATTTTCAATTGCAAGTGTACAGCCTTTATTCAGAAAGCCGCGTGCCAACTCCTGAGATGCTGGAGGACATCGACCACCTGGTGATCGACTTGCAGGACAACGGCGCGCGGGTGTACACCTACATCTGGACGATGGCGCTGGCGCTGGAGGCCTGCGGCAAGGCCGGCGTTTCCGTCACACTGCTCGACCGTCCCAACCCGTTGGGCGGGCAACGGGTGGAAGGCAATATCTCCGAGCTGCCCTATCGCTCCATCATCGGCTGGTTTCCCCTGCCCATGCGGCACGGGATGACGGCCGGGGAGATCGCTCTTTTTGCCCTGAAACACTGGGGCATCAGCTGCGAGCTGCAGGTAATCCCCATGCAGGGCTGGCAACGGGCCATGCCTTTTGGCGCTACCGGCCTGCCCTGGGTCTTTCCCTCCCCCAATTTCCCTTCCCTGGACACTGCCTGTGTTTATCCCGGAACCGTGCTCTTCGAAGGGACGAACCTTTCGGAAGGGCGCGGCACCGTGCGCCCTTTTGAGCTGATCGGCCACCCTCAGCTGGATGCGCATCGTTTTGCAGAGCAATGCCACGGCGCTATGGAAGAAGCGGGCATCAGGGGCTGCCGCCTGCGCCCCGCCACCTTTGTCCCTACTTTCGATAAATTTGAAAAGGAGGCCTGCCACGGCTTCCAACTGCACATCACCGATCCGGAAAACTTCCGCCCCTGGCTCGCCGGCCAGTTTTTGTTGCGGGAGCTGTACCGGGAATTGGGCGCCCGTTTCGCCTGGCGGCGACCGCCTTTCGAGTACGTCTACGACCAATTGCCCATCGACCTGCTAAACGGCAGCGAGCAGCCCCGGCTTTGGGTAGAACGGCAGGGGAGCATAGAGGAATTGCTGGCCCTGGAAGCAAAGGGGCAGGAGGAATTTCTGGAAAAGCGAAAGGCGGTGTTGTTGTACCGTCCGGAAGATTAA
- a CDS encoding lmo0937 family membrane protein produces the protein MGNLLYIIAVILIVGWLIGFVGYNAGGLIHVLLVIAIVVVLLRVIQGRKAI, from the coding sequence ATGGGAAATCTGCTTTATATCATCGCAGTCATATTGATCGTTGGCTGGCTTATCGGGTTTGTTGGCTATAATGCCGGAGGCCTCATCCACGTCCTGCTTGTTATTGCAATCGTTGTGGTACTGCTGAGAGTGATCCAGGGAAGAAAGGCTATTTAA
- a CDS encoding glycosyltransferase, whose amino-acid sequence MKNEIVAITGEDVLSSFPKAILGNDKEKQLPVDGLPEILFITSYPPRECGIATYSLDLIKALNNKFTNSFSLKVCALESGNPNRIYPDEVKYTLDTNDLPRYVELAQAINVDEHIEIVLVQHEFGFFPYEGEDAFLPFLYRLAKPAIIVFHTVLPHPNESLREKVREIAAACASIIVMTKNSAQVLREDYDVPPEKIAVIAHGTHLVPHLDKASLKDKYGLTGRKVLSTFGLLSSGKGIETTLDALPAIIKINPDVIFLAIGKTHPGVLSSEGEKYRDGMEEKVAALNLQHHVKFVNRYLPLQDLLEYLQLTDIYLFTSNDPNQAVSGTFSYAMSCACPIISTPIPHAQEVLRKDTGILIDFQNPQQLADAVNRLMSDEPLRAAFSSGTLQRIAPTAWENAAIAHALLFHSIAGQTNRVNGTAANTKALFYRSENISLQYRLPPINLAHLKKMTTDVGIIQFSKINQPDIDSGYTVDDNARAMIAMCMHYELTGDEGDVEYLRTYLNFIKYCQQPEGNFLNYVDQKQRFTEQNNATNLADANGRTIWALGYLLSRRALLPADLLATAEGVLQQALPRIKMMHSTRAMAFALKGLYYCNLGKKSPENSSLIKILADRLVQMYRHESEQDWQWYESYLTYANSILPEAMLYAWLETGNLAYKDIALSSFDFLLAQTFNKNGIEVISNKNWLHKGQEAGPVGEQPIDVAYTILALSQFYDAFQNEEYRKKMKTAFNWFLGDNRLHQIIYNPCTGGCYDGLEETYVNLNQGAESTVCYLMARLTIEQYKSER is encoded by the coding sequence ATGAAAAATGAAATCGTTGCTATCACTGGAGAAGATGTATTAAGTTCATTCCCAAAGGCTATTTTAGGAAACGATAAGGAAAAACAGCTTCCCGTTGACGGCCTGCCCGAAATATTATTCATCACTTCCTATCCTCCAAGGGAATGTGGCATTGCAACCTATTCGCTGGATTTGATAAAAGCGCTCAACAATAAATTCACCAATTCCTTCTCCCTCAAAGTCTGCGCGCTGGAATCCGGAAATCCAAACCGCATTTACCCGGATGAAGTGAAATATACCCTCGATACCAATGACCTGCCCCGTTATGTTGAATTGGCCCAGGCCATTAATGTCGACGAGCACATCGAGATCGTACTGGTACAGCATGAGTTTGGTTTTTTTCCTTATGAAGGCGAAGATGCTTTTCTACCCTTTTTGTACCGGCTTGCCAAACCCGCCATCATCGTTTTTCATACCGTGCTGCCTCACCCCAATGAATCCTTAAGAGAAAAAGTCCGGGAAATAGCAGCGGCCTGTGCCTCCATTATCGTGATGACCAAAAATTCGGCGCAGGTATTGAGAGAGGATTATGACGTGCCGCCTGAGAAAATCGCGGTCATTGCCCATGGCACCCACCTGGTGCCGCATTTAGATAAAGCGTCCCTGAAAGATAAATACGGATTAACCGGCCGGAAAGTGCTTTCCACTTTCGGGCTGCTCAGTTCAGGAAAGGGTATAGAAACTACGCTGGACGCCTTGCCGGCCATCATCAAAATAAACCCGGATGTGATATTTCTGGCCATTGGCAAAACCCATCCCGGAGTGCTCAGCTCGGAAGGGGAAAAATACCGCGACGGGATGGAGGAGAAAGTTGCCGCGTTAAACCTCCAGCATCATGTAAAATTTGTCAACCGGTATCTCCCTTTGCAGGATTTGCTGGAGTATTTGCAACTCACCGATATTTACCTGTTTACTTCCAACGACCCCAACCAGGCGGTGAGCGGCACCTTTTCTTATGCGATGAGTTGCGCCTGCCCGATCATTTCTACGCCTATCCCGCATGCGCAGGAGGTGCTGCGCAAGGATACCGGCATCCTTATTGATTTTCAAAACCCGCAACAGTTGGCGGATGCCGTCAACCGGTTAATGAGCGATGAGCCATTAAGGGCCGCGTTCAGCTCGGGCACCTTGCAGCGCATCGCTCCAACGGCCTGGGAAAACGCAGCCATTGCCCATGCCCTGCTCTTCCACAGCATAGCCGGACAAACGAATAGGGTGAACGGGACGGCAGCAAATACGAAGGCCCTATTCTATCGGTCCGAAAATATCTCCTTGCAATATCGCCTGCCCCCAATCAACCTGGCGCATTTAAAAAAAATGACCACGGATGTGGGGATCATCCAGTTTTCAAAGATCAATCAGCCGGATATCGATTCCGGCTACACTGTGGATGATAATGCACGGGCGATGATCGCTATGTGCATGCACTATGAATTGACCGGCGATGAAGGGGATGTGGAATACCTGCGTACTTATCTGAATTTTATAAAGTATTGCCAGCAGCCCGAAGGAAACTTTTTAAATTATGTGGATCAGAAACAAAGATTCACCGAACAAAATAATGCCACCAACCTGGCTGACGCCAACGGAAGAACCATCTGGGCTTTGGGATATTTGCTTTCCAGGCGCGCTTTATTGCCTGCAGATTTACTCGCAACCGCTGAAGGCGTGCTGCAGCAGGCATTGCCCCGGATAAAAATGATGCATTCCACCCGCGCCATGGCTTTTGCCCTGAAAGGTTTGTATTACTGCAACCTCGGAAAAAAATCACCCGAAAATTCCAGCCTCATAAAAATATTGGCTGACCGGTTGGTTCAAATGTACCGCCATGAATCGGAGCAGGATTGGCAGTGGTACGAAAGTTACCTGACCTATGCCAACAGCATATTACCCGAAGCGATGTTGTACGCCTGGCTGGAAACAGGAAACCTGGCCTACAAAGATATCGCCCTGTCTTCGTTTGATTTTCTGTTGGCCCAAACCTTTAACAAAAACGGGATAGAAGTCATCTCCAACAAAAACTGGTTGCACAAAGGGCAGGAAGCAGGGCCGGTGGGCGAACAACCCATTGATGTGGCCTATACGATTTTGGCGTTAAGCCAATTTTACGACGCATTCCAGAATGAAGAATATCGTAAAAAGATGAAAACGGCATTCAACTGGTTTTTGGGGGACAACCGTTTGCACCAAATTATTTATAACCCCTGCACCGGCGGCTGTTACGACGGGCTGGAGGAAACGTATGTGAACCTCAATCAGGGCGCGGAGTCAACGGTATGTTATTTGATGGCCCGATTGACCATAGAACAGTATAAAAGTGAAAGGTGA
- a CDS encoding aminotransferase class V-fold PLP-dependent enzyme, whose amino-acid sequence MQFDKSDALFTSRREITFIGHCSVSPLYSKAADIAVELLRAHQQRGGAPILEAYMEQLNELKLYAATLLRTRPENIASVKNTSDALSMAANGYPFEAGDEIISFVQEYPANFHPWRLQELTRGVKLKLLSNRPAREDIPPSAIGGWSMEELESLITPRTKVIALSHVQFTSGYAADLQPLGQLCKERGIDLVIDAAQSLGVQPIFPEEMNIAALASAGWKWLLGPIGTGLFYTSPAFRDKLRPVQVGAETMVQEFDFMNLDWNPNPTARRFEFSTSPIYLVAALAACIREVHARYGAEAMFREAIRLQDFFLDKLKNPAFKPLLFEPKHRSGILSIYCENLEEVKHHLAESNIVCAPRSGMLRVAPHFYNTEEDMERLAEALNGVSF is encoded by the coding sequence ATGCAATTCGATAAATCAGATGCGCTCTTTACCTCCCGGCGGGAAATAACCTTCATTGGCCACTGCAGTGTCTCCCCACTTTACAGCAAAGCGGCGGATATAGCGGTGGAATTGCTCCGCGCCCATCAGCAACGAGGCGGAGCTCCAATATTGGAGGCTTATATGGAACAGTTGAACGAGCTCAAACTCTACGCCGCTACCCTGCTCCGCACCCGGCCGGAAAATATAGCCTCGGTCAAAAACACCTCCGATGCGCTGTCGATGGCAGCCAATGGCTATCCCTTTGAAGCGGGAGATGAGATCATTTCTTTTGTCCAGGAATACCCGGCCAACTTTCACCCCTGGCGGCTGCAGGAACTCACCCGGGGCGTAAAACTGAAGCTGCTTTCCAACCGGCCGGCGCGGGAAGACATCCCCCCTTCCGCGATCGGCGGCTGGAGCATGGAGGAACTGGAAAGCCTGATCACCCCGAGAACCAAAGTCATCGCCCTCAGCCACGTTCAGTTCACCAGCGGGTATGCTGCCGACCTCCAGCCGCTGGGGCAGCTCTGCAAAGAGCGCGGCATCGACCTGGTGATCGACGCTGCCCAGAGCCTGGGCGTCCAACCCATCTTTCCGGAGGAGATGAACATCGCTGCCCTGGCCTCCGCCGGCTGGAAGTGGCTGCTGGGGCCCATTGGCACCGGCCTATTCTACACCTCTCCGGCCTTTCGCGATAAGCTGCGCCCCGTGCAGGTGGGGGCCGAAACCATGGTTCAGGAGTTCGACTTCATGAATTTGGACTGGAACCCCAACCCCACCGCCCGCCGTTTCGAATTCAGCACTTCCCCCATTTACCTGGTGGCGGCCCTGGCTGCCTGCATCCGCGAAGTGCATGCCCGTTACGGGGCCGAAGCCATGTTCCGGGAGGCCATTCGCCTGCAGGATTTCTTTCTGGACAAGCTGAAAAACCCCGCCTTCAAGCCTCTCCTGTTCGAACCGAAACACCGGTCGGGCATCCTTTCCATCTATTGTGAAAACCTGGAGGAGGTGAAACACCACCTGGCGGAAAGCAATATCGTCTGCGCGCCTCGCAGCGGCATGCTGCGGGTGGCCCCTCATTTTTACAATACCGAAGAGGACATGGAACGGCTGGCGGAGGCATTGAATGGGGTTTCATTTTAA